A region of Candidatus Roizmanbacteria bacterium DNA encodes the following proteins:
- a CDS encoding HAD hydrolase family protein has translation MERLNNGYTEMGEKLKQAKGIIFSDVDGVWLDETKNFAFPDNNSLEAILRAQSQDYVFVLNSDTGGESLLQLSREMGITSDLCIAENGSYIQTENDVWMIQEPDPRTFMSGLRIRFAEILSSSGTVWQGDATRAVRKRELKNDSPLFLVNTSRQCSVGIYARQAGMTIDRDLTESVYQTVTKVCSDVQGVEISQYPEIGSCLVRTTNRPSKADAVSRLLELSGFGGPCFMIGDSMADAMRSLDKRVITCAVGNASPELKTNADVINETAVLDRSTAEIINSIISS, from the coding sequence ATGGAACGGCTTAATAACGGATACACAGAAATGGGAGAAAAGCTGAAACAGGCAAAAGGCATCATCTTTTCCGATGTTGATGGTGTCTGGCTTGATGAGACAAAAAACTTTGCCTTTCCCGACAATAACAGTCTTGAAGCGATTTTAAGGGCACAATCACAAGACTATGTTTTCGTTTTAAATTCAGATACAGGCGGAGAAAGTTTACTGCAGCTTTCACGGGAAATGGGTATCACATCCGATCTTTGCATCGCGGAAAACGGCAGTTATATCCAAACAGAAAATGATGTTTGGATGATTCAGGAACCTGATCCGAGAACATTTATGTCCGGACTGAGGATACGGTTTGCAGAGATACTTTCTTCATCTGGAACTGTTTGGCAAGGAGATGCCACAAGAGCCGTTAGAAAACGGGAATTGAAAAACGACTCTCCCCTTTTCTTGGTAAATACATCAAGACAATGCAGTGTCGGAATTTACGCACGACAAGCCGGGATGACTATTGACAGGGATCTAACAGAAAGTGTTTATCAGACTGTGACAAAAGTATGCTCCGATGTGCAAGGTGTCGAAATCTCTCAGTATCCTGAAATAGGCAGCTGTTTGGTCAGGACAACAAACAGACCGTCAAAGGCGGATGCCGTCTCCCGACTGTTGGAGCTCTCCGGATTTGGCGGACCGTGCTTTATGATCGGAGACAGCATGGCTGATGCTATGAGAAGTCTCGATAAAAGAGTTATCACCTGTGCCGTTGGGAATGCATCACCGGAATTGAAAACAAATGCAGATGTTATTAATGAAACGGCAGTTTTGGACAGAAGTACAGCAGAAATTATCAATTCTATTATTAGTTCATAA
- a CDS encoding nucleoside phosphorylase produces MRQQHILITKGQINKYVLLPGDPKRISAFKPFLKNTKIISENREFVLMNGVYNTVPISVLSTGIGCPSTAIAVEEAINAGAQVLIRTGTCGGSWRGDIKAGSLIIPTASVRDEGTTKEYILPEFPAVADFDVVSALRKAARDNNIPSFVGINRTHDSFYGASESIKKWGSYFSDPRFRTNETPILSSEMEASALFVIASLRGVKAGAILAVDASPEPLKDRLKGTKLAVKTYDNETIRDKTVSTMIRTALNAVTIMEATPVLT; encoded by the coding sequence ATGCGACAGCAACACATTCTTATAACAAAAGGCCAGATAAATAAATATGTCCTATTACCCGGCGATCCGAAACGGATTTCAGCTTTTAAGCCATTTCTTAAAAACACAAAAATAATTTCCGAAAACCGGGAGTTTGTCCTGATGAACGGGGTATACAATACAGTCCCGATATCGGTTTTATCGACCGGGATCGGGTGTCCGTCGACTGCAATTGCCGTGGAGGAAGCAATCAATGCCGGGGCTCAGGTACTGATTCGGACCGGGACCTGCGGCGGTTCTTGGCGTGGAGACATTAAAGCCGGATCACTCATTATTCCGACAGCAAGTGTGCGTGATGAAGGGACTACAAAAGAATACATTCTGCCGGAGTTTCCTGCCGTAGCTGATTTTGATGTAGTTTCAGCATTGAGAAAAGCGGCGAGAGATAACAATATCCCTTCTTTTGTCGGAATCAACCGCACCCATGACTCGTTTTACGGGGCTTCAGAAAGTATTAAAAAATGGGGTTCGTATTTTTCTGACCCTCGTTTTAGAACAAATGAAACTCCGATTCTCAGCTCGGAAATGGAGGCTTCTGCCCTTTTTGTGATCGCGAGTCTCAGAGGAGTAAAAGCCGGAGCGATACTGGCTGTAGATGCATCACCTGAACCTTTGAAAGATCGACTTAAGGGTACGAAGCTGGCCGTAAAAACATATGACAATGAAACAATTCGAGACAAAACAGTAAGCACAATGATCAGGACGGCGCTAAATGCTGTAACAATTATGGAAGCTACACCCGTTTTGACTTGA
- a CDS encoding replication-associated recombination protein A, which yields MDKPLADRLRPHQLKEYIGQEHLLGEGKPLRRMIENKKISSMILWGPPGCGKTTIARLLAQSVDAVFIPFSAVTSGVKEVREVIADARQRKEFFKQDTILFVDEIHRFNKGQQDAFLPAVEDGTITLIGATTENPGFEVNAPLISRAHVYVLKQLTDDDMRKILKRAVKEFPQNKFEKKALEHIITFANGDARSAMNALELAASIAQRVNLEVAEEALQQKSLYYDKKGDFHYDTISAFIKSMRGSKPDAALHYLARMLKAGEDPMFIARRMVIFAAEDISNAQPTALVVATSTMQAVHMVGLPEAQIILAQCATYLATAKKSIASYAGLMEAMHDIETIKLDPVPMHLRNPSNKVMKQEGYGKGHVRYPWMEEREGKKVDQEYLPANLKGKKYYKPDWK from the coding sequence ATGGATAAACCTTTAGCAGATCGTCTAAGACCGCACCAGTTGAAGGAATATATCGGCCAGGAACACCTTCTCGGAGAGGGTAAACCTCTTCGTCGTATGATTGAAAATAAAAAAATATCTTCAATGATCTTATGGGGTCCTCCCGGCTGCGGGAAGACAACCATTGCCCGACTTCTGGCCCAATCAGTTGATGCCGTATTTATCCCCTTCTCGGCTGTTACAAGCGGTGTCAAAGAAGTACGGGAAGTCATAGCCGATGCCAGACAACGGAAAGAATTTTTCAAACAGGACACGATTCTGTTTGTCGATGAGATTCACCGTTTCAACAAAGGCCAACAGGATGCATTTCTCCCTGCAGTTGAAGACGGTACGATCACTCTTATCGGCGCCACAACGGAAAATCCCGGATTCGAGGTAAATGCACCGCTGATATCCCGCGCACATGTCTACGTTCTCAAACAACTCACTGATGATGATATGCGAAAGATTCTGAAACGGGCTGTCAAAGAATTTCCGCAAAACAAATTTGAAAAGAAAGCACTGGAGCATATCATAACTTTCGCAAACGGAGATGCCAGATCTGCAATGAACGCGCTGGAACTGGCCGCCTCAATCGCGCAGCGTGTCAATCTTGAAGTCGCAGAAGAAGCTCTCCAGCAGAAGTCACTGTATTACGACAAAAAGGGTGATTTTCACTATGATACGATTTCGGCTTTTATCAAAAGCATGCGCGGCAGCAAACCTGACGCCGCGCTTCATTACCTCGCGCGTATGCTAAAGGCCGGAGAAGATCCGATGTTCATCGCCCGCCGCATGGTCATCTTTGCCGCAGAAGACATCTCAAACGCCCAGCCGACAGCTCTTGTAGTCGCAACTTCCACAATGCAGGCCGTACATATGGTCGGGTTGCCCGAAGCTCAAATCATACTTGCTCAGTGTGCGACATATCTAGCAACAGCAAAAAAATCCATTGCTTCTTATGCCGGACTGATGGAGGCCATGCATGATATTGAAACAATCAAACTCGATCCTGTCCCGATGCATCTCCGGAATCCTTCAAACAAAGTTATGAAGCAGGAGGGATACGGAAAGGGTCATGTGAGATATCCGTGGATGGAAGAACGTGAAGGAAAGAAAGTGGATCAGGAATATCTGCCGGCAAACCTAAAAGGAAAGAAATACTACAAACCGGATTGGAAGTAA
- a CDS encoding dTDP-4-dehydrorhamnose 3,5-epimerase family protein gives MNTTFSLDNAILIEDSIYKTGIEGLLYIDRKLLGDDRGFFSEVAHVPSIQKVTGTDFSIKQINHARSEKNVVRGIHAEDWNKCIFLASGKAFCAVVDLRTESPTFKKVETFILGFDEESLHGGLFVPKGLGNSVVVLEGPLDYIYFVDKLYSERDPLGDVAVSLFDPELAIEWPIPREDMIISERDKNAVTVKEKFGAV, from the coding sequence ATGAATACTACTTTTTCACTTGACAATGCAATACTTATTGAAGATTCCATTTATAAAACCGGAATTGAAGGTCTTCTGTATATTGACAGAAAGCTCCTGGGTGATGACCGTGGTTTTTTCTCCGAGGTAGCACACGTTCCGTCTATCCAGAAAGTTACCGGGACGGACTTTTCAATAAAGCAAATAAACCATGCCAGATCCGAAAAGAATGTAGTGCGGGGTATTCATGCAGAGGACTGGAACAAATGCATTTTTCTTGCCTCAGGCAAAGCATTCTGTGCCGTTGTGGATCTTCGGACGGAATCACCGACATTTAAGAAGGTGGAAACATTTATTCTGGGTTTTGATGAAGAGAGCCTTCACGGAGGTCTTTTTGTTCCGAAGGGTTTGGGGAATTCGGTTGTAGTGTTGGAAGGGCCGCTTGATTACATTTACTTCGTTGACAAACTGTATAGTGAAAGAGATCCTTTGGGAGATGTTGCCGTGTCTCTCTTTGATCCGGAGCTTGCGATTGAATGGCCGATCCCGAGAGAAGATATGATTATTTCGGAGAGGGATAAAAATGCTGTGACAGTAAAAGAGAAATTCGGTGCAGTGTAA
- a CDS encoding riboflavin kinase — translation MTSLFSFSGTVFRHLGRGKDLGYPTANIHVDPSTPEGIYVGYAQITDRSYPALVFVGRPLTFGENDKKAEVYILDFDQDIYEMNVDVTVMKKLRENLKFDSQEALISQMQQDERDAREYFNEHKDLP, via the coding sequence ATGACTTCTTTATTCTCATTCTCAGGTACAGTATTTCGCCACCTCGGCCGGGGTAAAGATCTCGGATATCCGACGGCAAATATTCATGTCGATCCGTCAACTCCAGAAGGTATTTATGTCGGTTATGCTCAAATCACTGACAGATCATATCCTGCACTTGTTTTTGTAGGGAGACCGTTGACATTCGGAGAAAATGACAAAAAAGCTGAGGTATATATTCTTGATTTTGACCAGGATATTTATGAAATGAACGTTGATGTCACCGTTATGAAAAAACTCCGGGAAAACCTGAAATTTGATTCGCAGGAGGCTCTTATTTCTCAGATGCAGCAGGATGAACGGGATGCCAGGGAATACTTCAATGAACACAAAGACCTTCCCTAA
- a CDS encoding glycosyltransferase family 2 protein, with protein sequence MTVNKPTEREIELSIIILSYNTEALTRQTIESIYESTELDTNSFEIIVLDNASTDNSLQMLRKLEKNHPNLHVIESKENTGFSKGNNIASKQAKGTYFLFLNSDVIVQEKGIDNLLNYLKDHDKTAQFAGGKLLNKDISDQASCGPFYTLPVVFGALFLRGDYWGLTRYSPDEVKRVDWVSGACLLTKKEYFEQVGGFDEGIFMYMEEIDLLYRSNKLGYQTFFVPQARFIHLGSASSGGKTYPILQVYRGFLYFYKKHYGPASVTVLKGMLQLKARIAMILGKLTGKNYLIETYGKAQEIASMA encoded by the coding sequence ATGACTGTAAACAAGCCGACTGAAAGGGAGATAGAGCTTTCTATCATCATCCTTTCATACAATACTGAAGCTCTGACACGGCAGACAATCGAATCAATTTATGAATCGACGGAACTTGATACAAACAGCTTCGAAATAATTGTGCTCGACAACGCTTCAACCGATAATTCGTTACAAATGCTCCGGAAACTTGAAAAAAACCATCCTAACCTCCATGTCATAGAAAGTAAAGAAAATACCGGTTTTTCAAAAGGAAATAACATAGCGTCAAAGCAAGCTAAAGGCACATATTTTCTGTTTCTCAACTCAGATGTCATCGTTCAGGAAAAAGGAATTGATAACCTCCTGAATTACCTCAAAGATCATGACAAAACTGCCCAATTTGCCGGCGGAAAGCTGCTCAATAAGGATATATCAGATCAGGCTTCTTGCGGTCCGTTTTATACCCTTCCGGTTGTTTTCGGTGCACTGTTTTTACGGGGAGATTACTGGGGTTTGACTCGGTATTCGCCTGATGAGGTCAAACGGGTTGATTGGGTATCGGGAGCCTGTCTGTTGACGAAAAAAGAGTATTTTGAACAAGTCGGAGGATTTGACGAAGGAATATTCATGTATATGGAGGAAATAGACTTGTTGTATCGATCTAATAAGCTGGGCTATCAGACGTTTTTCGTGCCTCAAGCCCGGTTTATTCATCTCGGCTCTGCCTCAAGCGGCGGCAAAACGTACCCGATATTACAGGTGTATAGAGGCTTTTTATACTTCTATAAAAAGCACTACGGTCCCGCTTCTGTTACAGTTCTCAAAGGTATGTTACAATTGAAAGCACGGATAGCTATGATTCTCGGTAAACTCACCGGAAAGAACTATCTTATAGAAACTTATGGAAAAGCTCAAGAAATCGCTTCAATGGCTTGA
- a CDS encoding O-antigen ligase family protein encodes MEKLKKSLQWLDKHLLKILVIGFIFIIPLYPKLPLRMINYTFVAIRLEDIYVALMGLAFLIQFFRKKVTVPWKMFWLFVVFWVALFASFIWGYYVQKTVIIDHLGFLHSIRRIEYMLIFFVAYTTIRSKKDFFLYMKLIFITLAIVSVYGYGQKFLGWPAVQTMNPEYAKGYLLVLDSWSRVSSTFAGHYDLAAYLILLMPIVIGFYLHSGKKMYLGLFLLALGILVLTASRASYIAYLGAITMYLIYVRRFKILVFVLIATAVFTPLSDNLSNRLTRTFQQSKVFVDSETGETFVARQLQPDDLPPGDFGAKPNTIPAITTGKGSTTLKPEEELAAKKQIRDALIEEANQQGKQYSPEEINAAVDSIFSRQIPITKYLPDISISTRLQVSWPRAFAAFMRNIWLGSGPSSLGEATDGDYLRWLGEMGLIGTSVLLAIFGTIGWYVFQAARHMTSKNSYLFHAFVAAFIGVFVNASYIDIFEASKLAYTFWLVAGIFYASVPLFLKRSVQPEKLKI; translated from the coding sequence ATGGAAAAGCTCAAGAAATCGCTTCAATGGCTTGACAAGCATCTGCTTAAAATTCTTGTCATTGGATTTATTTTTATAATACCGCTATATCCGAAACTTCCCCTTCGGATGATCAACTATACCTTTGTCGCCATTCGTCTCGAAGATATTTATGTGGCATTGATGGGACTGGCATTTCTTATCCAGTTTTTCCGGAAGAAAGTAACGGTCCCTTGGAAAATGTTCTGGCTGTTTGTTGTTTTCTGGGTAGCACTTTTTGCATCGTTTATCTGGGGTTATTACGTACAAAAAACGGTGATAATTGATCATTTAGGTTTTCTTCACAGCATAAGACGGATTGAGTACATGCTTATCTTCTTTGTAGCATATACGACAATCCGGTCAAAGAAGGACTTTTTCCTGTATATGAAGCTCATATTTATTACGCTTGCGATCGTATCCGTGTACGGATACGGTCAAAAATTCCTGGGTTGGCCGGCTGTGCAGACCATGAACCCTGAATATGCAAAAGGATACCTCCTTGTCCTGGACTCATGGTCAAGAGTTTCATCAACGTTTGCCGGACATTATGATCTTGCAGCCTACCTCATTTTACTTATGCCGATCGTTATCGGTTTCTATCTTCACAGCGGTAAAAAAATGTACTTAGGACTCTTTTTGCTTGCTCTGGGAATACTTGTACTCACTGCCTCCAGAGCATCGTATATAGCCTATCTCGGAGCAATTACAATGTACCTTATATATGTCCGACGATTTAAAATACTCGTTTTTGTGCTTATAGCTACGGCGGTATTCACGCCTTTGTCGGACAATCTTTCCAACCGTCTTACGCGGACTTTCCAGCAATCAAAAGTATTTGTAGACAGTGAAACCGGCGAAACTTTTGTCGCAAGACAGCTGCAACCTGATGATTTGCCGCCGGGTGATTTCGGTGCAAAACCGAATACCATCCCCGCAATCACGACAGGTAAAGGGTCTACAACTCTCAAGCCTGAAGAAGAGCTGGCAGCTAAGAAACAAATCCGTGATGCACTGATAGAAGAGGCTAATCAGCAGGGAAAACAATACTCTCCTGAGGAAATCAACGCAGCCGTGGACAGTATTTTTTCCAGACAAATACCGATTACAAAGTATCTGCCTGATATCTCAATCTCCACACGTCTGCAGGTCTCATGGCCGCGTGCATTTGCGGCATTCATGAGGAACATCTGGCTCGGAAGCGGTCCGTCATCCCTCGGAGAAGCAACTGACGGAGACTATCTGCGTTGGCTTGGGGAGATGGGTCTTATCGGTACATCAGTGCTCCTTGCAATATTCGGAACTATCGGTTGGTATGTTTTTCAGGCTGCCCGGCACATGACCAGCAAAAACTCTTATCTTTTTCATGCTTTTGTGGCTGCTTTTATCGGAGTTTTTGTGAATGCATCCTATATCGATATTTTTGAAGCATCAAAATTGGCCTATACTTTCTGGCTCGTTGCGGGGATATTTTATGCATCCGTTCCGTTATTCCTGAAACGGTCAGTTCAACCCGAAAAACTGAAGATTTAA
- a CDS encoding glycosyltransferase family 39 protein, with protein MKKKDFIILSIILVVALALRLYKIDTPLADLHSWRQVDTAAVARNFARDGINMLKPTYDDISSIQTGHENPEGLRMVEFPIYNALFAAMYRYLPITSLEIYGRLTSIFFSLITIAVLYYFALKEKNRTAAIATAVIFSVFPYFVFFSRVILPETTAVSFMMLALFFLYHAVKKKGHAIFLFTLGGVFFAMSILTKPTTIFYGLAAAYLFIDAYKFDVFKSWKPYFYFIIALIPFVAWRVYITQYPEGIPASAWLLTTVNTFEGPKEIFFRPAFFRWMFMERIGLAVLGIYGVVFFIVGIVGKYKRLFIHSVFFSGMLYLFTFQGGNVQHEYYQTILLPAVALVSGVGLAQLLEMPDKFVHKFILYPTLFTVFAFSVLFSYYKVKDYYVYPNDLPRIAELIKIFTEQDDKIVTDRSGDTTLLYLADRKGAPAIYKSPSELKGAGYKYLVTTNEGEAQKLKDEGYSVVVENEMFTMIAL; from the coding sequence ATGAAAAAAAAGGATTTTATCATTCTCTCAATCATTCTTGTTGTAGCTCTTGCTCTGCGTCTTTATAAGATTGATACTCCCCTTGCCGATCTGCATTCATGGCGTCAGGTTGACACCGCTGCAGTCGCCCGCAATTTTGCCAGGGACGGGATCAATATGCTGAAACCGACCTACGATGATATCTCAAGTATACAGACAGGGCATGAAAACCCTGAAGGTCTCCGTATGGTCGAATTTCCAATCTATAATGCATTATTTGCGGCAATGTACCGGTATCTGCCGATTACAAGCCTTGAGATATACGGGAGACTGACATCAATATTCTTTTCTCTTATAACCATTGCAGTTCTGTATTATTTTGCGTTGAAGGAAAAAAATAGGACTGCAGCGATAGCTACAGCTGTAATTTTTTCCGTATTCCCGTATTTTGTATTCTTTTCTCGTGTTATTCTTCCCGAAACGACTGCTGTTTCATTTATGATGCTGGCACTCTTTTTCCTGTATCATGCCGTAAAGAAAAAAGGTCATGCAATCTTCCTTTTTACCCTCGGAGGTGTATTTTTTGCCATGTCTATACTTACCAAACCAACGACGATTTTTTACGGACTTGCTGCTGCATATCTGTTTATTGATGCTTATAAATTTGACGTATTTAAAAGTTGGAAACCGTATTTCTATTTTATTATTGCGCTCATCCCTTTTGTAGCCTGGCGCGTGTACATCACTCAGTACCCTGAAGGTATTCCTGCTAGTGCTTGGCTTCTCACGACGGTCAATACCTTTGAAGGTCCGAAAGAAATATTTTTCCGGCCGGCGTTTTTCCGCTGGATGTTCATGGAGAGAATCGGACTTGCAGTTCTCGGTATTTACGGTGTGGTCTTTTTTATTGTCGGAATCGTGGGAAAATACAAAAGATTATTTATCCACTCTGTTTTCTTTTCCGGAATGCTGTATCTTTTTACGTTTCAGGGAGGAAATGTACAGCATGAATATTATCAGACCATCCTGCTCCCAGCAGTCGCACTGGTATCAGGCGTTGGCCTTGCACAACTTCTTGAGATGCCGGATAAATTTGTCCACAAGTTTATATTGTATCCGACACTTTTTACCGTTTTTGCCTTTTCCGTATTGTTTTCCTATTACAAAGTAAAAGATTATTATGTGTACCCCAATGATCTTCCCCGTATAGCCGAACTTATCAAAATTTTCACTGAACAAGACGATAAAATCGTCACTGACCGCAGCGGTGACACTACTCTTCTCTACCTCGCGGATCGCAAAGGCGCTCCGGCAATCTATAAATCACCGTCAGAATTAAAAGGCGCCGGATATAAATATCTTGTTACGACAAATGAAGGGGAAGCACAAAAACTTAAAGACGAAGGATACAGTGTGGTCGTAGAAAACGAGATGTTTACTATGATTGCGCTTTAA
- a CDS encoding glycosyltransferase family 4 protein → MKILMLTPYLPYPPASGGQIRTLYLLKYLAQNHSITLVSLYKDENEKKYAKHLKSYCTEIHLCKRPKKPWQPSNILKAVFSNLPFLIVRNYSQEAVQKIQELLENNTFDVIHAETFYIMPHIPKTDVPIILVEQTIEYKVYQHYIASLPKLLRFPLNLDILKLKCWEKHYWEKADLVATVSEFDKNEIQQILPSIKPVIIPNGAGDEMFVDKLPENASKHPQLLFMGNFFWLQNVEAAQYLIYQVFPELHKKLPNLELIIAGQNVGEKIVTSHKKIKIVNLDPGDEKTVKDLYHSATVFIAPIFGPGGTRLKILASMAAGLPVISTPVGVEGLGVTDGEHVMIARDPHEFVIKTVEVINNRTLYHDIQSKAFKHAKQNFSWKAIAKKLEKVYKDVIDKS, encoded by the coding sequence ATGAAAATATTGATGCTGACACCGTATCTTCCGTATCCTCCGGCGTCCGGCGGACAAATCAGAACCCTATATCTTCTTAAGTATCTCGCTCAAAATCATTCCATAACACTTGTCTCCCTGTACAAAGATGAGAATGAAAAGAAGTATGCAAAACATCTCAAGTCCTACTGTACTGAAATTCATTTGTGCAAAAGGCCAAAAAAACCCTGGCAGCCGAGCAATATCCTGAAAGCGGTTTTTTCCAATCTGCCGTTTCTTATTGTCCGAAACTATTCTCAGGAAGCGGTACAAAAAATTCAGGAACTGTTGGAAAACAATACCTTTGACGTGATTCATGCTGAGACCTTTTACATCATGCCTCACATCCCGAAAACCGATGTCCCGATTATTCTGGTAGAACAGACGATCGAATACAAAGTCTATCAACATTACATTGCATCACTCCCCAAGCTCCTGCGTTTCCCTCTCAATCTTGACATCCTCAAACTAAAGTGCTGGGAAAAGCATTACTGGGAAAAAGCCGATCTGGTAGCTACGGTGTCTGAGTTTGATAAAAATGAAATCCAGCAAATACTTCCTTCTATTAAGCCCGTCATCATCCCCAACGGAGCAGGTGACGAAATGTTCGTTGACAAACTGCCGGAGAATGCAAGTAAGCATCCTCAGCTTCTATTCATGGGCAATTTTTTTTGGCTGCAGAATGTAGAAGCCGCACAATATCTGATATATCAGGTTTTTCCCGAACTCCACAAGAAACTTCCCAATCTCGAACTTATTATTGCGGGTCAAAACGTGGGCGAAAAAATCGTCACATCTCATAAAAAAATAAAAATAGTCAATCTTGACCCCGGTGATGAAAAAACGGTTAAAGACCTGTATCATTCGGCGACAGTGTTTATCGCCCCGATTTTCGGACCGGGAGGAACACGTCTCAAAATACTGGCAAGTATGGCAGCGGGTCTTCCCGTCATATCAACTCCCGTCGGTGTCGAAGGTCTGGGAGTTACGGACGGAGAGCATGTCATGATCGCACGGGACCCGCACGAATTTGTTATAAAAACGGTCGAGGTAATCAATAACCGGACGCTGTACCATGATATCCAATCAAAGGCATTCAAACATGCAAAACAGAATTTCAGCTGGAAAGCAATTGCTAAAAAGCTGGAAAAAGTTTATAAAGATGTCATAGACAAATCATAA
- a CDS encoding glycosyltransferase family 4 protein, with protein MKIGIDISQIVYKGSGVSRFTDGLVHAILSYEETHHWSFFFSSFRQKLDQALVERIKSKGFDLYTYPYPPTFLSTLFNDWHGFSGMILKHNKRLQKLNWFITSDWTEPPVPTKKATIVHDLVFKKFPETVHPSILNTQEKRLGHVVRECDLIFTDSHSTAQDLISEYAVEKNKITVNYPGVETSEKTLGNAEDIIEKYGIHKPYILAVGKLEPRKNIERLIRAFGQSSTTAQLVIAGPKGWGETDVQQTEHIVFLGFVPDEDLALLYHNALFFVYPSLYEGFGYPIIEAMRYQCPVASSSSSSMGEIAKDAAFLFDPENVQEITGAIQTLFDDEKLRAALIKKGMTRAEKFTWKEYYNTLIKQLSSHV; from the coding sequence ATGAAAATCGGAATTGATATATCTCAAATTGTGTATAAAGGATCAGGTGTAAGCCGTTTCACGGATGGATTGGTCCACGCAATCCTGTCGTATGAAGAGACGCACCACTGGTCATTTTTCTTTTCATCCTTCAGGCAAAAACTTGATCAGGCATTGGTAGAACGCATCAAATCAAAAGGGTTTGATCTGTATACCTACCCTTATCCTCCCACGTTTCTTTCAACATTGTTCAATGACTGGCACGGGTTTTCCGGAATGATACTCAAGCATAATAAGCGGTTACAAAAACTGAACTGGTTCATCACTTCAGACTGGACGGAACCGCCCGTGCCGACAAAAAAAGCAACAATCGTCCATGATCTGGTTTTCAAAAAATTTCCGGAGACTGTCCATCCATCCATTCTCAACACTCAGGAAAAGAGGCTGGGTCATGTCGTCCGGGAATGTGACCTGATCTTTACTGATTCTCATTCCACGGCACAAGACCTTATCTCAGAATATGCCGTTGAAAAAAACAAAATTACAGTAAACTATCCCGGAGTTGAGACAAGCGAAAAAACGCTCGGAAACGCTGAAGATATTATTGAGAAGTACGGTATTCACAAACCATACATCCTTGCAGTCGGCAAACTGGAACCAAGAAAAAATATTGAAAGACTCATCAGAGCATTCGGCCAATCATCGACAACGGCACAACTTGTGATTGCCGGACCGAAAGGATGGGGGGAAACAGATGTGCAGCAGACCGAACACATTGTATTCCTAGGCTTTGTGCCTGATGAAGATCTGGCACTTCTGTATCACAATGCACTCTTTTTCGTGTATCCGTCACTTTACGAAGGCTTCGGGTATCCGATCATTGAAGCAATGAGATATCAGTGTCCGGTAGCTTCAAGCAGTTCTTCATCCATGGGCGAAATTGCAAAAGATGCAGCGTTTCTTTTTGATCCTGAGAATGTTCAGGAGATTACTGGAGCAATACAAACGTTATTTGACGACGAAAAACTTCGTGCCGCACTTATCAAAAAAGGGATGACCCGGGCTGAAAAATTTACGTGGAAAGAGTACTATAATACACTTATCAAACAGTTATCTTCTCACGTATGA